The genomic segment CAGCTTTTAGATATCCTCCTAAAACCcacaaaaaatacaattaattaacaataattaTAAACCCTCACTATGTGGAGTTATGTAAAGGATTTCAGTCAGCACGCCTGATGTTAAGATTTGTCTCGAGAGAGCTAgagtaagattttttttttttcccctcactatTGTCtaactttaataaaagaaaagtcaAATAGGACAAACTCAGATTGTTTGCATTAATGTTCCTGTTTCGCTCCTAATGTGATCATATTTGAAAACCTTCAGTGTGTGGCATCCCTGATGAAAAACTCGTAGAAGCTCATGGAAGTTTTGCCACTGCTTCGTGTCACCTGTGCTACACTCCTTACCCTGCTGAGGAGGCCAAGGTTCGTATGCCTCTTTATATGATAGATGAATCCCATGCGCTTGATGCCACATTAATATCTTTCCTGCGTGTTTTTTGTCTAACAGCGTGCAATAATGAATGACAACGTCCCCATATGCACATTTTGTGCCGCAACGGTCAAAccggatgttgtgttttttggagAGGACCTTCCTCAGAAGTATTTCCTGCACACTAAAGACTTCCCAAAAGCTGACCTGCTCATCATTATGGGCACGTCTTTGCAGGtaaacattaaaatttaatatgATATCATAGTAAAAACAGGTTGTGTTTGTGTAAAGTCAGATTCCATTAAATGTTAACTAAAATGTTTCAGATTGAGCCATTTGCCAGCTTGGTGAACACGGTGCGCTCGGCTGTGCCACGTCTCCTCCTGAACCGACATGCTGTGGGTCCCTTTGAGAAGGTCCCGCTGCGGCGAGGGGACCACATGGAGCTAGGAAACCTGGAGGATACTGTGCGGAGGTTTGCCGAAATGCTCAGCTGGAACAATGAGATCGAAGAGCTGATGAGGAACCAGGAAACACTGGTGGGTTCTAAAAAGCTCTCATGGGTCATACATGTCTCagttaaaagggaaaaaaaaaaactgcagaatGATTGTTACACCGTCCTATGGCACTCAGTGGTTTTCATTTCCTTTCTGCAGACCATCCCACCGTTGGTAAGCAGTCCGCCATCACAGACATGTCCGATCAGAGCAACAGCAGAGCCTCAAGGCAGGACGGAGACATCCAGGTCCATACCAGGAGCTCAGAGAGCAGCTGGCAGCGGCGGCGAGGAGACAGATTCTGAGACGGACAGCAAGAGCTCTGCATCGTCCACCCTAAGCAACTAAATATTACGACACTTGAAGGATTTTGAGCAGTTTCCACTATCCATAGTTCACGTGGCAGACTGTTCTGTTAACTGTAACCTCTAATCAGATTATTTTGAGTCTAACCTCTTCATCTAAGAGCCAGTATGTGATGTTTGTATCACGGTTATATGAACACATCGAAAGGTTAATCAAGTTCAAACAGCATCCATCAAGAACACTAGTAGACATTTGAGCCTTGTATCTAAAACATTAATTTTAAGGTGTTTTAAGTCAGTGTAATGTGTTAATGTTTTATAATCAGTATAACACTGTGTTTGAGAGCGTATTTAATAAAAGTATTGTGTAATTTGCACTTTTTGTGTGTCCAAAAAAGACACATTTATTCTTCAGTTTATTAAGTCTTGTGGAAATGATGTGATGCTATTTCATAAATGCTTTCCACTTGGAAAAACGTGAGCAGAAAACTTGAATGTGGTGGAATAATTCTGTTTACAGCTGAGCACAAAACAAATCTACAGCGATAGGAgggaaaaatacagaaatgagaGGAGAAACCCATCAAATGATAACCAACTTTGGCAAATCGAAAAGAGTAAAGTGAACTTGCACAAATTTCATTAATGAGAGAAACTGATTTAAGTGATGTAACAAGCAGTTAAATTATGTGTATCAATAACAGACCAAGCATGTGAGATCtgcataaaattaaattataccAAGACACAGAAAATATATTACTTTGTTTATATAAAGTCACACATTTAGtgtcaaataaacaacattttcataggtttcttcttttttgattTAACATCATGCAGATGACAAAAGGAACAGGGATTAGAAAACAATTATCGTAGTTCACACATCTCTTTGTCAAGAGCCCAAACAGGCAAAAACCACCATCCACCTGTGGAGAATGCAGCATTGCCTCAACTCTTAAATTTAATGAAACTTGTTTTCTTATCTCCATAACGTCATCAATTGAGTACCAGACAGGAAAAAAGTGAACTACCACTAACATTTGTTTCTTGTCCTTGGTAAAAACTGATTACAAAGCGAGCTGCAGGTTTAAACcgtccacaaacacacatcagtCATGTGCTCCAGCAGTACCAGCAGCTTTACCACTAACAGTGTTTACTATGATTCGTGTTAAAATTGTGCACTTTCTAgtcatatattttttatatgtatatattcttAAAAAAGAAGTGAAGGAATGTTTATTCACACCCAAAACTACActttaaacaaaacagtgtttcCAGCAAGAAGCAAAATTCAGCAGAAAGTATATTCTTCCCCCTCGGGGAGCACTAAAGCAAACGATGCAGCAGTAACCGTGAACTCCTTCTCGGCAGTCTTCCTGCCACGCACGACGACTCTTCAGCAAGAGACGACCTCTGGAGCCTGCTGTGAAATGTTTAGCTGCGTCCTACTTCAGGACTGGTTTGATTTCATTTAGTACAGCAACTGCCTGTCCTATTTGAAAGAAAAGACGCTAAGATTTTGCTAAGAGTCCAGTCCATGATTGCAAAATAACACTTTATTTGCATTTAAGTGGCCGTCAGTCAATATCAGTaagaaaaaccaaaaaggaGGTGATTGCCCTGCAAGGCGCAAAAAAAGCCTGATATAAACTTacacataaatattttatttttcaccatCACCATTTGTTCAGCTTTCTGTTAATCACTACCACTTGTCCCAGTTACAGCCCCCGAGGTGATAAATGGGACTTTCCCATCCAGCACCTGAAGTTTTTGGACACAGCTCTACACTCAGCAGCAGCTCATTCAGGATGGAGGCCCAAATTCAAGcccagctacagaacccacctTCATGGATCACAGCTCGAGATTTGTTGGGGGTGGGGCCCATCGGGCTTAGTCTGGAAAACGTGGCTGAGACATTCAGCGGCACTAGTCCGAGTCTGAGTCCGAGTTTTCCTCAGGTGGACTGCAGAGAGTTTCTTCCAAAGGCGCCAATGTCCCGTCAAGTTTGACACCCATCGGTCGAATTACGTGCTGCCTGCGGACACAAAGAAGTAGATATCAGATATGACGTGCTGGATGGAGAACGATGCTAAAGgaaagcctttaaaaaaaaaaaaaaaaaaaggcttttcaGTTGTATGCGTCTGCACGTTCTGCACACACAACTCAAGGACCCTCACTCAGCAACTCCCTCCCCTCCTTTCATGGACACTCGCCCCTGTCTGGCCAtcctccctcccctcctctgcagtggCAGTTTAATTACAGGATCAGTACTCAGCCTAATCTCCTCAAAGCCACGGCTGCCCCTTCACCCTAATCCAATTATACCTGCACCGTGTGTCACCACTCCCTCCAAGATGATTTATCAGAGAATTATCGGTTAAAAGATTTGACAGACTCAAACACAAATGGCCATGTAATTCCTTCTGATTCCTAGAATTAAATGTCATTTAATTCTTAAAGTTTAAAGGTTAAAGTTCTTTAAAGGGAACCGGCATCTCGTGACCCGGTATCGCTGGCTCATGTACAATACAGACCAGCgtgacaaaacaaacaaaaacatgtgcCATCATTTCTTCCAATtagagaggggggaaaaatgtCTTTCTTCCTCCTCGGGAGTGACAGAGGGCTGGGGGGGGGGTCTGGCAGGTGtaaggggtggggtgggggtggggggtgcagAGTATGTGCTAATTGGAGCACCAGTTAAACAGTTAGAGGGGCACATTCTTGCAAGGATCTGACCGATCTCCTTAGAGTCAGCATCGAGGGAGCACCTCTCCTTCATTGCAGAGGAAGATAAGAAAGGGGATGCGGCCTCGGAAAGGAATCTTCCTCTTCTGGGTGCACGTGCCTCATTACAGCTCAACGCCCTCTTTTGGCTCAACAATGGCGAGGACGGCTTTCTTATGCCTGCGCATTTATCCACCTGTGTCTCTTCATCCACGTTCCACCCGAATAGCTTTGTCTAGCTGTGCCTCTGTCTCAGTCCACTCCTTGTCTGACCAGCGGCTTGCTTGTCAAATCAAAAGAAGAATAAAGTCAGGACGTGTGTTATTAAAAACCCGAATAAAGGAACGGGGAAACGACAAGTCGACTGTGTGAGCCAATTAGGTGATAATTAAGGAGTGGAGGTAATGATGCCGCTGGTGCGTCGTGGCGGCAGCTCCCCCTTTTACACCGGCTGAATGACGCGGCGTGCACAAAGTCCAGTCCTAATTGAAGCTACATCTAAAAGGCAAGAGATTCTTCCAACGATGACTCGGTTGGCAGGGAGCGGGCTCACTGTTACTTTTGTGCAGGCGCTGTGCAAACTAACGTTGGCCTCTGCGCTCGCTGAGGAAAGgtcaacacaaacacagcacgACCCTTTGCTCGGGAAACcctgtatttatattttgagCAGGCGTGGTAAAAGACTTCTGAGGCATCTATCATACTgaatttttcattttacacagattttttttaaccacattcATGCATCGAAGCTAatctaaaatatgaaaaagcaaATTCCCAGACAGCAGATTGCTTTATATATTTGAGCTTCGTGGCAGAGCATGAAATGACCTCTAAACCTTTTTCAGTCCATCAGAAACTGCGGTAAAGTCTTTCTTTCACAGTCTCACCGGacagaacacacacagctgttttcagtcCAAAAATCTTGCAACTGAAAATCCTCTGGTACTTTTCTAAGTGTCGTAAACAGCACATTTTAGATTTCGAAGCATGCCTCACTACTAGTTAGCTAGTTTTCTAGTTTGCTACCTTGACAACTTGTCGAACATGTTGGCCAGCTTCTCGGCTTCATACTCCTTCTGCTCCTCGGTCATCTCTTCGACGGGGTTCGGCATCGGCTCCTCGACGTGACCAGTGATGGGGttgatgctgaaaaaaaaaaaaagatgagaatCCTGAATGTATAGCTGCAAAATGAATTCAACTAATGGCAGCTATTTGTTATATCTGGGATTAAATTACTGTGGTTTGTCCCctgaaaataaaaggaaataattttttttttaaaacagagagagagagagagagagagagagagagagagagagagagagagagagagagagatgatcagCATCAGCTACTAGAGAAGTAGTTTTTGAATCGGTGTGCACAAATGATCAAAGTACACACAACAGTTAAACATGTGACACCTTATTGTAATCCCAATGTGGAGGACTTACAAAGGTTTGGCAGATTTGTATTCTTCTGTGTCCGAGTCCTCATCGTCGGAGTACTGAgtctctcctctccctcctccaaGAAGTCCTCGAGCCGCAAGAAGTCCTGCTGCGTTTCCGTACCCCGTGTACTTCAACAGGTTGTCCACTGCAAGACACATTTACTAAAAGGGGGCACTGCTACACATAAATGCTGATGTGTTAAGGTAATTATTCCCATAAACTGCACTGAACCGAAAAGACCACATATTTTTCCTCCCCTTCTTCTCCATTTTAAAATCACTCACCGCTTTCTTTGCAGAGGACGAACAGAAACTCTGCAGCTGTCTGCTTCACGCCCATGTCCACATGTGTCATGAGGCGAACCAGCTTGTTTCTGATGGTGGTGCCAATCTCTGGCCTGCTCTTCACATCTTTCAGTGGGGGAAGtaccttaaaaaaaagatacaagGCTTAATAGTGCATCAATATTTCAATTTTAACAGACCTCTAAAGCTGAGTCCACAAACTTTACCTGAGCTTTGATATATCTGCGGATCTCCCTGTGGTGTCTGGATCCTTCAGTCAAAAGGCTGAGTACTGGAGTCAAACCCTCTTTGTAATTGGACCCCTGCTTGGAGTGACAAACCACAAAAACTTCACTGTCTCCACAAACTCAGGGGCTGGATAGATATCATTAACACACAAGCACGCAGCTAATAGAAATAAGATGACGGAGACACTGAATAACAGAGGAGAACCTGAGGGACATGACCTTTATTCAGGCTTTCTTCTCCTTCTaatcataaataaaaacaacaacatccaGATGGAGTTTGAACACATTTACAGATGCTAAACCGTTATTCTCGCGTCATCGTGACGTGAAGTTGAATTTTACCTTGTCGATTCTTTTCTCCATGAAGTCCAGCAACACCTCGATCGCGTCCATGTTTTTTCCGCCATATTTCTCCTGCCCTCCCTGGACGGGCACGTCAATTAAAACATCCAGATAGGACACAGGCAGGTTGTTCAGCAGGTTCACGGCATGGCTGCAAACAGTAAAAaagattatattttttaattatccAGATGTTTTAGGGTATTTGGAGAATAAAATCGAAATACAAAAAGGTTAAAACACTTTTGAAAGACATACCAGGTTTTGCTCAGGATTTACCACAATTCACAGGTGCAAAGCGCAGAAAGAAAGTGACACGTTTTCTTCTCACTCATTGGCTGTATTAAATAACATCATGAGAATAAAAAGCCAATGAGAGAGTCAAGGACACTCGCAAACAGTCACATCTGGGACAGGTCAATGTAGTTCACTACCAAATGAATGTGTGAGAGTTCGGGAGCATTAAGATGACATGCTCAGCAGAAACCATGAAAATATGTGAGTGCACCCGCATGTCATGGCACTGTTAACCCACAGGACCCCTTCTGTCCTAATCCCCACCAATGAAATCCTCAGAATCTAATAAGATATAAGTGAAATGTATAGCAATGCAATAGTTCAAGCTTTCCTATCATTTGGTACTTCCTGAAGTTCTTTCTTCTTAAACGTGTGAATCTTATGTCACGACTTTCAGATTAGCCTTAAACATTTCCTTTTTGACAAAGCTTCTAGTGAGGGCTGGTTCAGATAAATATGAACCCTCCCCTAGTTAAACGGGAATAGACCTAGGCAGCCAGAAGCTTCCCATGGTGCATTTGTTCTTTTCACACCTCTTTACactgtttatacaccactctgcatttaatcgtTAGCCATTATATCTCGCTCTCTTCCACAGTCTGCTTATTGTCCTCTCTTCGTCCCCTTAcacccaaccggtcacagcagatggccccgcccctccctgagcctggttctgccaaaggtttcttcctgttaaaagggaggggtttttttttttcttcctactgTCGCCAAGTGATTGCATGTAGGCTGTCATCTGATTGCTGGGGTATTCTCACTACTATTGTAGCAtctttacctcacaatatagagcagctgttgtgatttggtacaATATAAATGAAGTTGAATTGAAGTGGAGTAAACTGAGATTGTAAGTCGTCTCTACAAAGGTTATGCTGGTAAAATGGAACCGCAAAAATGATGATTTGGTTGAAACATCATTTGGTGATCTTTGTATGCGAGTTTCACTAAAATCTGATCTATTCCCAAGAGGAACAGCAATTCTTTATGAATTTTCGACAGACAAAGGGaaatttcttgtttgttttttgatacgcatctgttttctttgcattttaatgttgttattaatgctttttaaatactaataaatatatatagcgGTTAACAGGTTTGCTGAACAAGTTAAAATCTCCAGAGGGAGATAAAAATCACTAGGAGCTCAAAAAGAGCACATGGcataaaaatatgacaaatcATGTCTCTGTCATGTCAGTGGTAGGTTTGCATTTTAACATCTATACCTCCTAAACTGCAGATTCACCAGAGATCATctaaaatactttatttttctcaagTTAGCAATACTTACAATTACTGGTACCCAAAGAGATAAAAgtaggaataaaagaaaaaaaataataagagttGTTCTGGAAATAAGGTGATCCTTGAGATGGTCAGTTTAAAAAGACAGAGAGCACAGATGTAGGAAGAACTGAGTCTGATACCAGAAGTCCGTCAGTCATAAATGCGTAGCACCACAACACTCTACAgttgaaaatatttatttgttagTCTGATGATCATCCGACTAACAAACTTTAAAATGCCTGCCAGCTTGgcttaaaactaaaaaaacaaaacaaaaaaaaaaacctctctcCTTCGTGCTCCCCTTTTCTATTCAGATTAGCTCTGTGTTACACTGCATTCAAATTACAGCTGGGTCGGTCAATGGGTCAAGCTCCCACGACTGATTCAGCCACCAATCTGATAGGTCAAGAGGATCATCACTCACTTTTACATGACACTGTTTAAATTTCAGGCTAAGACCACACATTCTTGGCATTCTTGCGTGAAATTACCATGAGAAAACACTGCTGTCgcacaatgacagaaaaaaagctcATAGATAATATAAAATACAACTACACAGCACTTTACTATCAACACAAGCAAATCTCACAAGGTGATTTTCCTACACAGACACGGCGATGCAGTCTGCTTTTCTATGTAAATCACTTTCAAGTCATGTCTGAGGCTATAACACTTATAAACACATGAAAGCTACAGGACACGGATACACAAAGGGACTGAGACTGTTCGTGTTTAAGAGGTCCAAACATGTATATTGGTTTAAATCAAATACGAAGGTGCAGTCTGCTACAATAAATTATTAACATACGAAGATCAGCGAGGAACAGATTCCCACCTGTGTGCTTCCTCCGTTTTCTCCTCGGTCTCAGTCTTCAGCATCAGGAGATGACGCAGGATGGCAGCAATGAGCCGGAGCTGGTGATCGTCTTCCTGTCGAGCcaagcacacacaaaaacaccgAGTCCAACCAGGGGTTTTGTTTACGCACAGCAAAGCAGTACGGTAAAAATACCTAAGCTACAAAGGCATGACGCTGGAAGCAAAGGCTAAAACCTTCAGTTAATCAATCATCCTTGCAAGTACCCATCAGTGGCAGGGAATAAACTGGCTATTCTATTTCTATTCTAACATCAAAGTAGCTACTGCTATAACTATCAAGATATGCTGTCATTGTGTAACTGAgtaggaataaaataaaaaggcatGAAGGGGTCACTATGTGggtcattttcatttgtttctccCTCCTATCAGCACCGTCTACCATTTCCCTCCTGCAagtttcttctttatttttttaaatcaactttTATTGGCGTCACTAATTAATTAAGTGACAAATTAGGGAGGCCGGATAAAAGTAcctaaatataaatatcaatattgACAccaatacattaaaaaataagtaaGATATTGCCGTGTTGGTACTTTTGCTCATGATACGTTGAACATGAGAATGAGGTGATTCTCAGCTCGGCGCAGAGCTTAAAGTATCTAGGCTGAAAGTAAAAAAACTAGtttaacaacaaaaatgtaACCTGAGAACTCAGGAGTAAGCGAGGAGGAGTTACTGGTCTAATAATGACAGGAGCGGAGAGCCTGTGGTGAGCCTGAGGAAGAGCAAGCTGGGATTTCTAAGAGGAGAGCAGGGCCAAACAGGAATCTTAAAACTAAACGTAGCGTCAGCAGGACTTACACTGCCTCAGGTGCTGCCTTTGAAGTCGTGTTTCTCCTTTGAAATGCTTTCGCAGACAAGATGATCAAGTTTGACAGTGAATCAGATTCAAAAATGATCATACAATAAGTACATCATGAATGAAAAGCATGTGTACTAATTagcaaccttttttcaagtcaagttcATACTGAGTGGCCTGTTTCTCCTTACAGGAATCTGCTGACACTCATGAGTCTTTAGATTTACACTatgattattattgtttataCCGAGTTGATGATTGTTATTCTCTCACTGATAATGTCAAGAACTGTGGAAAAAAGAAGCTGGGAATGCACAGGAGGAATCGACTGGGCTGAACTGGCCAACAGCACTGGGTTAAAAGGGGTTTCCAGTTACTTCTTAAGTTATGCTGTAGATTTCCTGCAAAGGTCTAAATCAGGCATAAGAGAGGGCAGCTTGTTTCACACAGTGAACGAACACATTCTCTGTCGAAGAGCTGCACCtgagataaataaggattattctGATCTgagaatcatgcaaagctaccaGCTTTGCATAAAAGGCATtcttactgatttttttttttttactcaggcTGAGTTAATGTGGTTACACTCTCACGATAAATTACTGAGGGGCAGAGCGACTTCCTGAGAACCAGCAGTTCATGTCAGATGCAATTTGGCTGCTCTTGGGAACAGCACATATGATCTTTGTAGTTTAGATTAGACTGTAGTGCAATTAGTCACAAACGATTAGCACCGAGCGAGCCTTTACTGTAACATTGTTTTGTAAAACCACCGCATACTCACCTCACCACCAGTTTCAGACAGTGTGAGGTTGAACATAGCTTTGAGTGCTTCCATCGCTCGCTCGTTATTCTCTGCAGGCATGGGCATGGCTTGCGGATCTGGACGGGCAGCTTCATACGGACCAACCCAGCGCACATCCAGCGTGTGCTCCAGCACCTCTGTCAGCAGTCTAACAGCATGCCACTCTCTCCTCAAAAGCCCCCTGACGGCAGGTTGGAGGGCAGACAGCAGGAAGAGAAGGCGCAGTGTGAACAGGCCCACCTCGTGGGGCCACGTACGGGCCGTGGCCAGGCTGGCACACAGACCACGAACCAGCTGCACATCCACACAGACCTGCTGAGCCGCAGGGCTGTTATATACAACGTTGCAAAGGCACTTTAGGgcctccaccaccaccctctTGTTCTCCTCTGACAGTGTCTGTTCCTGAGAGCTTTTCTGGTCAGCATCCTGTTCCTCTCCAGCCTGCAGCCTTGCCATCCCTGCCAGGGTCAGCATGCCTTCCTTGGTGGCTACAGGAGCCAGGACACGCTTATCTCTGGACAGGATGCGGAGGGTCTCCAGGCATGTCTTCTGACAGCTGGGCTGCACCTGTCTCCCAAGGACTGTGAGCACACTGTGGCACAGCTTCTGCAAGGAcgcacagagacaaacacacagtcactaTCACACATTTCATGTAATAAGAAGCTGCTGGGCTAGATGGTACTCACACTCCGCAGGGTTTCCTCCTTTGGGTCAAAAGTGAAGGTTTGGGTGTTCTGCAACATAAAGGACGCTCAGTGTCGACAGCAAACAAGATCGACTCGTGTCAAGCGTGCACTATCACATATTAGAAACTATGAATCGGATTTAATGTTGGAAACCCCAGAGAAACATGCAAAGTTTTCTCATGCATGATTAGCAGGCATGATTAGCATATTAGCTCTACTCTTGGCGCTGTAAATGAGGCCATATCGCATACTTTTGCTTCGctcaatgtgtgtgtgctgtttctCTAATAATGCGACACCAGGTTTCATTTGACAGAGCCAAACATTTTCGCTCAGCAGCCCAGAAACATGTTCATTTCACCCAGAGCTAGCTGTCTGGCTAGGTGGCTAGCTAACGTTAGCACGGGCGTTTGTTTTGGTTGAAGAAAAACGAGCAAACGCGCGACTCACCTCTACATTATACTGCTGCAAGAGCTTCTCGATGTCCTCTTCGCTGGCAGTTTCAAGCTGAGATAAAATA from the Oreochromis niloticus isolate F11D_XX linkage group LG7, O_niloticus_UMD_NMBU, whole genome shotgun sequence genome contains:
- the si:dkey-103i16.6 gene encoding NAD-dependent protein deacetylase sirtuin-3 codes for the protein MNRSRSSWDKKTSQASVTRITRSSQARHTNHIEPPDSGPSLYGKQRRKQTDSALAQNLSQMSVSGQDALFTGKGKVPKASSDSVPAPQPSAPRSDQAAPSSPAVKSSSRGGLASVARLVKLGRCKNIVVVAGAGISTASGIPDFRTPGTGLYANLEKYNIPYPEAIFNIDYFSNDPQPFFSLAKALYPGSHRPNYIHYFIRMLHHKGLLLRLYTQNIDGLEKLCGIPDEKLVEAHGSFATASCHLCYTPYPAEEAKRAIMNDNVPICTFCAATVKPDVVFFGEDLPQKYFLHTKDFPKADLLIIMGTSLQIEPFASLVNTVRSAVPRLLLNRHAVGPFEKVPLRRGDHMELGNLEDTVRRFAEMLSWNNEIEELMRNQETLTIPPLVSSPPSQTCPIRATAEPQGRTETSRSIPGAQRAAGSGGEETDSETDSKSSASSTLSN
- the ric8b gene encoding chaperone Ric-8B isoform X1, with product MDLNNILSQLETASEEDIEKLLQQYNVENTQTFTFDPKEETLRSKLCHSVLTVLGRQVQPSCQKTCLETLRILSRDKRVLAPVATKEGMLTLAGMARLQAGEEQDADQKSSQEQTLSEENKRVVVEALKCLCNVVYNSPAAQQVCVDVQLVRGLCASLATARTWPHEVGLFTLRLLFLLSALQPAVRGLLRREWHAVRLLTEVLEHTLDVRWVGPYEAARPDPQAMPMPAENNERAMEALKAMFNLTLSETGGEEDDHQLRLIAAILRHLLMLKTETEEKTEEAHSHAVNLLNNLPVSYLDVLIDVPVQGGQEKYGGKNMDAIEVLLDFMEKRIDKQGSNYKEGLTPVLSLLTEGSRHHREIRRYIKAQVLPPLKDVKSRPEIGTTIRNKLVRLMTHVDMGVKQTAAEFLFVLCKESVDNLLKYTGYGNAAGLLAARGLLGGGRGETQYSDDEDSDTEEYKSAKPFINPITGHVEEPMPNPVEEMTEEQKEYEAEKLANMFDKLSRQHVIRPMGVKLDGTLAPLEETLCSPPEENSDSDSD
- the ric8b gene encoding chaperone Ric-8B isoform X2, coding for MDLNNILSQLETASEEDIEKLLQQYNVENTQTFTFDPKEETLRSKLCHSVLTVLGRQVQPSCQKTCLETLRILSRDKRVLAPVATKEGMLTLAGMARLQAGEEQDADQKSSQEQTLSEENKRVVVEALKCLCNVVYNSPAAQQVCVDVQLVRGLCASLATARTWPHEVGLFTLRLLFLLSALQPAVRGLLRREWHAVRLLTEVLEHTLDVRWVGPYEAARPDPQAMPMPAENNERAMEALKAMFNLTLSETGGEEDDHQLRLIAAILRHLLMLKTETEEKTEEAHSHAVNLLNNLPVSYLDVLIDVPVQGGQEKYGGKNMDAIEVLLDFMEKRIDKGSNYKEGLTPVLSLLTEGSRHHREIRRYIKAQVLPPLKDVKSRPEIGTTIRNKLVRLMTHVDMGVKQTAAEFLFVLCKESVDNLLKYTGYGNAAGLLAARGLLGGGRGETQYSDDEDSDTEEYKSAKPFINPITGHVEEPMPNPVEEMTEEQKEYEAEKLANMFDKLSRQHVIRPMGVKLDGTLAPLEETLCSPPEENSDSDSD